One segment of Camelus ferus isolate YT-003-E chromosome 26, BCGSAC_Cfer_1.0, whole genome shotgun sequence DNA contains the following:
- the CLN8 gene encoding protein CLN8 isoform X1, with protein MSLLSSSLNATYHSLVPREKVFWNLAATRAVFGIQSTTAGLWALLADPVLQADRVLGQQNWCWFQITTATGFFFFENVAIHVSHLLFRNFDFFLATHHLFAFLGFLGLVVNLEAGHYLAMVTLLLEMSTPFTCASWMLLKAGRADSPLWRLNQWVMVHLFHCRMVLTYHMWWVCLRHWEGLARSLFPPHLALFLVGLGLLTLVINPYWTHKKTQQLLTPVDWNFASRRPQPARANGQPPRKKAQ; from the exons ATGAGTCTT CTGTCGTCCTCCTTGAATGCCACCTACCACTCCCTGGTGCCCAGAGAGAAGGTCTTCTGGAACCTGGCGGCCACGCGTGCCGTCTTCGGCATCCAGAGCACGACGGCAGGGCTGTGGGCGCTGCTGGCGGACCCGGTGCTCCAGGCCGATCGCGTGCTCGGCCAGCAGAACTGGTGCTGGTTTCAGATCACCACAGCCACAGGGTTCTTCTTCTTCGAGAACGTGGCCATTCACGTGTCACACCTGCTGTTCCGCAACTTCGACTTCTTCCTGGCCACCCACCACCTCTTCGCCTTCCTGGGGTTTCTTGGCCTGGTGGTCAACCTGGAAGCCGGCCACTATCTGGCCATGGTCACCTTGCTCCTGGAGATGAGCACGCCCTTCACCTGCGCCTCCTGGATGCTCCTGAAG GCCGGCCGCGCCGACTCCCCGCTCTGGAGGCTGAACCAGTGGGTGATGGTGCACCTGTTCCACTGCCGCATGGTGCTGACCTACCACATGTGGTGGGTGTGCCTGCGCCACTGGGAAGGCCTGGCCCGCAGCCTCTTCCCGCCGCACCTCGCACTCTTCCTCGTGGGGCTGGGCCTCCTCACGCTGGTCATCAACCCCTACTGGACCCACAAGAAGACGCAGCAGCTGCTCACCCCCGTGGACTGGAACTTCGCATCCAGGCGCCCCCAGCCCGCCCGCGCCAACGGCCAGCCGCCGCGGAAGAAGGCGCAGTAG
- the CLN8 gene encoding protein CLN8 isoform X2, with the protein MSLVSDGGAAGSIFDLDYASGKIRWTLTVAGFVFYLGVFVVCHQLSSSLNATYHSLVPREKVFWNLAATRAVFGIQSTTAGLWALLADPVLQADRVLGQQNWCWFQITTATGFFFFENVAIHVSHLLFRNFDFFLATHHLFAFLGFLGLVVNLEAGHYLAMVTLLLEMSTPFTCASWMLLKAGRADSPLWRLNQWVMVHLFHCRMVLTYHMWWVCLRHWEGLARSLFPPHLALFLVGLGLLTLVINPYWTHKKTQQLLTPVDWNFASRRPQPARANGQPPRKKAQ; encoded by the exons ATGAGTCTTGTAAGTGACGGTGGGGCGGCAGGGAGCATCTTTGACCTGGACTATGCCTCCGGGAAGATCCGCTGGACGCTGACGGTGGCCGGCTTTGTCTTCTACCTGGGCGTCTTCGTGGTCTGCCACCAGCTGTCGTCCTCCTTGAATGCCACCTACCACTCCCTGGTGCCCAGAGAGAAGGTCTTCTGGAACCTGGCGGCCACGCGTGCCGTCTTCGGCATCCAGAGCACGACGGCAGGGCTGTGGGCGCTGCTGGCGGACCCGGTGCTCCAGGCCGATCGCGTGCTCGGCCAGCAGAACTGGTGCTGGTTTCAGATCACCACAGCCACAGGGTTCTTCTTCTTCGAGAACGTGGCCATTCACGTGTCACACCTGCTGTTCCGCAACTTCGACTTCTTCCTGGCCACCCACCACCTCTTCGCCTTCCTGGGGTTTCTTGGCCTGGTGGTCAACCTGGAAGCCGGCCACTATCTGGCCATGGTCACCTTGCTCCTGGAGATGAGCACGCCCTTCACCTGCGCCTCCTGGATGCTCCTGAAG GCCGGCCGCGCCGACTCCCCGCTCTGGAGGCTGAACCAGTGGGTGATGGTGCACCTGTTCCACTGCCGCATGGTGCTGACCTACCACATGTGGTGGGTGTGCCTGCGCCACTGGGAAGGCCTGGCCCGCAGCCTCTTCCCGCCGCACCTCGCACTCTTCCTCGTGGGGCTGGGCCTCCTCACGCTGGTCATCAACCCCTACTGGACCCACAAGAAGACGCAGCAGCTGCTCACCCCCGTGGACTGGAACTTCGCATCCAGGCGCCCCCAGCCCGCCCGCGCCAACGGCCAGCCGCCGCGGAAGAAGGCGCAGTAG